One Aneurinibacillus migulanus genomic region harbors:
- a CDS encoding baseplate J/gp47 family protein — MEMDDVVSIPDFEIEEIDEIHEGMLENVNPRYDKTEGQFVWDETRPFANESHKLQVIIENFYFNSVINSSMASQQLTLRTREFGVDRKLAVPAKGAINFTGETGTPIPAGTIARYIGTDDVLEYISTEEATISAGEANVSFECTTPGAIGNIPANSLQLVEDIPGIDAIEHDAFTGGVDEESDEALLKRFLEEVRNPGISGNPAHYRQWAMSRPGVAECRVYPVWNGGGTVKIVLLDENGKAPAQSVIDDVQQYIESVCPIGADPTVVGVNEVLINIEARIQPASNADIETIRQQFIPAVQEYLKSLAFKDPLVRWTRISNLLGDITDIIDYENLTVNGGTANIEMKNEDVAVLGEVNFYE, encoded by the coding sequence ATGGAAATGGATGACGTAGTATCAATTCCTGATTTTGAAATTGAGGAAATCGATGAAATACATGAGGGAATGCTTGAAAATGTCAATCCCCGATATGATAAGACAGAGGGGCAGTTTGTATGGGATGAAACCCGACCTTTCGCAAATGAATCCCATAAACTTCAAGTTATAATAGAGAATTTCTATTTCAACAGTGTTATCAACTCTTCCATGGCTTCTCAACAATTAACACTACGCACTAGAGAATTTGGTGTAGATCGAAAACTCGCCGTACCAGCAAAAGGAGCTATTAACTTCACAGGAGAAACAGGCACGCCTATTCCAGCCGGAACTATCGCTCGTTACATAGGAACGGATGATGTTCTGGAATATATATCAACAGAAGAGGCAACGATTTCAGCAGGGGAAGCTAATGTGTCATTTGAATGTACAACACCGGGTGCTATAGGAAATATTCCAGCAAACTCATTACAGTTAGTTGAGGATATACCTGGGATAGATGCAATAGAGCACGATGCTTTTACAGGAGGCGTAGACGAGGAATCGGACGAAGCGTTACTCAAGCGTTTTTTAGAAGAGGTACGCAATCCGGGTATCTCTGGGAACCCTGCACACTATCGACAATGGGCTATGTCCCGCCCGGGCGTTGCTGAATGTAGAGTATATCCGGTCTGGAATGGTGGTGGTACAGTCAAGATTGTTCTATTAGACGAGAACGGAAAGGCACCAGCGCAAAGTGTTATCGACGATGTACAACAGTACATTGAGTCTGTTTGTCCTATTGGTGCAGATCCGACGGTTGTTGGTGTAAACGAGGTGTTGATCAATATCGAAGCGCGTATACAACCAGCTTCCAATGCCGATATCGAAACGATTCGTCAGCAATTCATCCCGGCTGTACAGGAATATTTAAAGAGTCTTGCTTTTAAAGACCCGCTGGTTCGTTGGACTCGTATCTCAAACCTATTAGGAGATATCACAGATATAATCGATTACGAAAACCTGACCGTGAACGGCGGCACAGCAAACATTGAAATGAAAAATGAAGATGTAGCTGTTTTGGGTGAGGTGAATTTCTATGAGTGA
- a CDS encoding putative phage tail protein — translation MSEAYERMMKMLPVRYREDDSTQNIERAGALKIDELNAVANDVYAQSSPSTATWGIANWEKILGIPVDETKPLQERRERVLAKMRFSETVTKETIRKVVSAWFGEEIGVVERFADYEVMIEFLFDQAVGKNFTDVIDTLRELLPAHLNFGFAPSLKEYVSINERATVNMRRYHRIGEFRIGMSFTKYQNEVELT, via the coding sequence ATGAGTGAAGCTTATGAACGTATGATGAAAATGCTTCCTGTTCGATATCGAGAAGATGACTCTACTCAGAATATAGAACGAGCAGGGGCGTTGAAAATAGATGAACTAAATGCAGTTGCAAATGATGTTTATGCTCAATCTTCTCCAAGCACAGCCACATGGGGGATCGCTAACTGGGAAAAGATACTCGGTATTCCGGTTGATGAAACCAAACCTTTACAGGAACGCCGAGAGCGTGTACTTGCTAAGATGCGTTTTTCTGAAACGGTAACAAAGGAAACGATTCGTAAAGTAGTAAGCGCATGGTTTGGCGAAGAAATAGGCGTTGTAGAACGGTTTGCTGATTACGAAGTGATGATCGAATTTCTTTTCGATCAAGCAGTCGGAAAGAACTTTACGGATGTTATCGATACATTACGCGAACTTCTTCCGGCTCATCTGAACTTCGGATTTGCGCCTAGCCTAAAAGAGTATGTAAGTATTAACGAGAGGGCTACCGTAAATATGCGTCGTTATCATAGAATCGGAGAGTTTCGTATCGGCATGAGTTTTACGAAATATCAAAACGAGGTGGAGTTAACGTGA